A stretch of the Leptospira harrisiae genome encodes the following:
- a CDS encoding glycosyltransferase family 4 protein, whose product MNIHQFSAGFQLGDAISQEMLEIKRLLSKEGYIGKIFAENVFSHDRKYAEKLTKAAIKPDDVLVYHHSIHSEALEFILKFPNQKILIYHNVTPEDFFTGYDLKFSYLLRKGREDLEMIRDIFHHSFAVSNFNLAELQEIGFKNARLLPLHLNFQKWKDVPRDLKLKSFAKPSFLFVGRIAPNKRQDDLIRFARTWKSKMGNQFSMRMLGFCNPNQQSYLDELNFMIHHLDLSEEVKIISYVDETMLKKIYSESNMFLSMSEHEGFCVPLMEAMYFHLPVVAFAAGAIPETLNHSGILFNSKDFDSLVLLVDSVFKNSEFRNSVIGAQNIRLDDYLQSTSILPILEVVRN is encoded by the coding sequence ATGAACATCCATCAATTTTCCGCAGGATTCCAATTAGGTGATGCAATTTCCCAAGAAATGTTGGAAATTAAACGGTTACTGTCCAAAGAAGGATACATTGGAAAAATATTTGCTGAAAACGTATTTTCACATGACCGCAAATATGCCGAAAAACTTACAAAGGCTGCAATCAAACCAGATGATGTTTTGGTTTACCACCATTCCATTCATAGTGAAGCATTAGAATTTATCTTAAAATTCCCAAATCAAAAAATTTTAATTTATCATAATGTAACTCCCGAAGATTTTTTTACAGGTTATGATCTCAAATTTTCTTATTTGCTACGCAAGGGTAGAGAAGACTTAGAAATGATCCGTGATATCTTCCATCATTCATTTGCAGTTTCAAATTTCAACTTGGCTGAACTCCAGGAAATTGGATTTAAAAACGCAAGATTACTTCCACTACATTTGAACTTTCAAAAATGGAAGGATGTTCCAAGAGATTTAAAACTTAAATCATTTGCCAAACCTTCGTTTTTGTTTGTCGGTCGTATCGCCCCCAACAAACGTCAAGATGATTTGATTCGTTTTGCAAGAACTTGGAAATCCAAAATGGGAAATCAATTTTCTATGAGAATGCTCGGTTTTTGTAATCCAAACCAACAGTCATACTTGGATGAATTGAATTTTATGATTCATCATTTGGATCTTTCAGAAGAAGTAAAAATCATTTCTTATGTAGATGAAACTATGTTAAAGAAAATTTATTCAGAAAGTAACATGTTTTTGTCAATGAGTGAACATGAAGGATTTTGTGTTCCGCTTATGGAAGCAATGTATTTTCATTTGCCTGTTGTTGCATTTGCAGCAGGAGCAATTCCTGAAACGCTAAATCATTCTGGTATTCTTTTTAATTCTAAAGACTTTGATTCCCTTGTTCTTTTAGTTGATTCTGTTTTTAAAAATTCGGAATTCCGTAATTCCGTCATTGGGGCCCAGAATATCAGGTTAGATGATTATTTACAATCTACGAGCATTCTCCCCATTCTCGAAGTAGTGAGAAATTAA
- a CDS encoding inositol monophosphatase family protein produces the protein MQSELLDRSYHFLNFLPNVADFLVQKHKESGLKVDEKGLYNLVTEADLKAESMILDEIQKNFPLDGILSEERGTIDGKSGYTWVVDPLDGTTNYTHGLPLYGVSVGVVETETMTPLIGMVFFPELNTYYHAIKGQGAFREKTPIQVSKTSSLKDSLFVTGFPYDRNLSLDTLMQYYKSILQKSRGIRRTGAATLDLCWLAEGKFEGYYELGLKPWDMAAAGLIVLEAKGKITSMDGNDFSILIPSLLATNGFVHEYLLAEFEGQINRVVY, from the coding sequence ATGCAATCTGAATTACTTGATAGATCATATCATTTTTTAAACTTTCTTCCAAATGTTGCTGATTTTTTGGTTCAAAAACATAAAGAATCAGGACTTAAAGTAGATGAAAAGGGTCTGTACAATCTCGTCACTGAAGCAGATTTAAAAGCAGAGTCGATGATTCTGGATGAAATTCAAAAAAACTTTCCCCTCGATGGAATTTTATCCGAAGAACGTGGAACGATTGATGGTAAGTCGGGTTATACTTGGGTTGTGGATCCATTGGATGGAACTACAAATTATACTCATGGTTTGCCTTTGTATGGAGTTTCCGTTGGGGTCGTAGAAACAGAAACAATGACACCCCTGATTGGAATGGTTTTTTTTCCTGAGTTAAATACTTATTATCATGCAATCAAAGGCCAAGGAGCATTCAGAGAAAAAACTCCTATCCAAGTTTCCAAAACAAGTTCACTGAAAGACTCTCTTTTTGTAACAGGATTTCCTTACGATAGAAATTTATCTTTAGATACGCTTATGCAATACTATAAATCTATTTTGCAAAAATCCCGTGGAATTCGCAGAACAGGTGCAGCAACTCTCGATTTATGTTGGTTAGCCGAAGGAAAATTTGAGGGTTATTATGAACTTGGATTAAAACCTTGGGACATGGCTGCTGCTGGCTTGATTGTCTTGGAAGCAAAAGGAAAAATCACGTCAATGGATGGAAATGATTTTTCAATTTTGATTCCGAGTTTACTTGCAACTAATGGTTTTGTGCATGAATATTTGTTAGCTGAATTTGAAGGACAAATCAACCGAGTAGTATATTAA
- a CDS encoding LIC_11321 family protein has protein sequence MRTLLTFFFFGAIIASESFADSRQELPPTLGDLKGQDKSVRQPPDRKDKKGCCKIKYPAGGYDFFLATEDDCRASLYFDRFLGENNTLCFRWEGD, from the coding sequence ATGCGAACTCTTCTTACCTTTTTCTTTTTTGGTGCCATAATCGCATCAGAAAGTTTTGCAGATTCGAGACAAGAATTGCCTCCGACTCTTGGAGATTTGAAAGGCCAAGACAAATCAGTAAGGCAACCTCCTGATCGTAAAGACAAAAAGGGATGTTGTAAAATCAAATATCCAGCAGGTGGGTATGATTTCTTTCTTGCGACTGAGGATGATTGTCGTGCAAGTTTATACTTTGACAGATTCTTAGGAGAGAATAATACTCTATGCTTTCGTTGGGAAGGGGATTAG
- a CDS encoding glycosyltransferase family 4 protein — MNVFQHLDELKDSDGVGNDAIGLAEVFVSLGFKSHFITRLPRKGKSLSSQFHFVNSFDHPTSAEDIHILHYGGSGYPYQLFQNLPGRKILRFHNITPASFYKDTTTSDIHWAMEKFESLSYLEIASLSIFCDSIWCDSEYNFQTISGYQFRNPYIIPICKSYETNSIQDADSKNHSLVFVGRYSPQKKWEDLIELFSEWVRDFPDAQCLCIGSIIGAFDGYYEKLTELVQRKHLEEKVLFLTGKTDSEVISILKQSAAFVSMSEHEGFCLPILEAFGCGIPVFAYSAGAIPGTMRGAGFLFQTKNYPLLVRLMKENLYQTEKSNSLLNNQYQTLKFYNQFPFQEVIANILKSGIQ; from the coding sequence ATGAATGTTTTTCAACATTTAGATGAACTAAAGGATTCGGATGGAGTCGGAAATGATGCAATTGGACTTGCAGAAGTGTTTGTTTCACTTGGATTCAAATCACATTTCATTACCAGATTACCAAGAAAAGGTAAATCATTAAGTAGCCAGTTTCATTTTGTTAATTCTTTTGACCATCCAACATCCGCTGAGGATATTCATATTTTACATTATGGTGGCTCAGGTTACCCATACCAGCTTTTCCAAAACCTCCCTGGTCGTAAAATACTCAGATTTCACAACATAACTCCCGCTAGTTTTTATAAAGATACTACAACATCAGATATTCATTGGGCTATGGAAAAGTTTGAATCACTTTCATATTTAGAAATTGCAAGTTTATCTATTTTTTGTGATTCTATTTGGTGTGACTCGGAATATAATTTCCAAACAATCTCTGGATACCAGTTTCGAAATCCTTATATCATACCTATTTGCAAATCTTACGAAACAAATTCAATACAAGATGCTGATTCAAAAAACCACTCGTTGGTTTTTGTGGGTCGTTATTCTCCCCAAAAAAAATGGGAAGATTTGATCGAACTTTTTTCTGAATGGGTCAGGGACTTTCCAGATGCTCAGTGTTTGTGCATAGGTTCCATAATTGGAGCTTTTGATGGATACTATGAAAAGTTAACAGAACTTGTGCAAAGAAAACACTTAGAAGAAAAAGTTCTTTTTTTAACAGGGAAAACCGACTCGGAAGTGATTTCAATTCTAAAACAATCTGCTGCATTTGTCTCAATGAGTGAACATGAAGGTTTTTGTTTACCCATCCTTGAAGCATTCGGTTGCGGGATTCCTGTATTTGCATACTCTGCCGGTGCCATTCCCGGAACAATGAGAGGAGCTGGTTTTCTATTTCAAACAAAAAATTACCCGTTACTCGTAAGACTGATGAAGGAAAATTTGTATCAAACAGAAAAGTCAAATTCTTTGTTAAACAATCAATACCAAACATTAAAATTTTATAATCAATTTCCATTCCAAGAAGTGATTGCGAACATTCTTAAATCGGGTATCCAATGA
- a CDS encoding YjgN family protein has product MNNTRLQYHATGGQLFGILLKNMFLTVVTLGIYSFWARTNVQKFMAENLEWAGERFSFHGTGKERFIGFLKALGIFIVLYIGIYIIQTILAYIPIPYFGMIVGYLLTLGVFLALVPIIVVGGRRYLTSRTGYRNLRFGFDGKILEVAKLYGKGILLTIVTLGIYYPWFFAEKEAYIQSKTRYGNTNFGFSAEGKEIFFLYLKGFLLSIVTLGIYYSWFLADIQNYIWNRTSFQGKNFRSDITGGKIFGNFIIAYLIIIFTLGIGFAWAVVRLTKLFLESISLEAEVDFSTISAQTDTTANATAEGLEALAEALEGFLS; this is encoded by the coding sequence ATGAACAATACAAGACTACAATACCACGCTACGGGAGGACAGCTTTTCGGAATTTTACTGAAGAACATGTTTCTGACCGTTGTAACTTTGGGGATCTATAGCTTTTGGGCCAGAACCAATGTACAAAAATTTATGGCTGAGAATTTAGAATGGGCAGGAGAACGTTTTTCCTTTCACGGAACAGGAAAAGAAAGATTCATTGGTTTCCTCAAGGCATTGGGAATTTTCATCGTTCTTTACATTGGAATTTATATCATCCAAACCATTCTTGCTTATATTCCCATCCCATATTTCGGAATGATTGTAGGATATCTTCTGACACTTGGTGTTTTTCTTGCACTTGTCCCAATCATTGTGGTGGGAGGAAGGAGGTATTTAACATCTCGAACAGGTTACCGTAATTTACGATTTGGTTTTGATGGTAAAATCTTGGAAGTGGCTAAACTTTATGGAAAAGGAATTCTTCTAACAATTGTTACGTTAGGTATTTATTATCCATGGTTTTTTGCAGAAAAAGAAGCTTACATCCAAAGCAAAACTAGATATGGAAATACAAACTTTGGATTTTCGGCAGAAGGAAAGGAAATCTTTTTCTTATATTTAAAGGGATTTCTTCTGAGTATTGTGACCTTAGGAATTTACTATTCTTGGTTTTTAGCAGACATCCAGAACTACATTTGGAACAGGACCAGCTTTCAGGGAAAAAATTTCCGATCTGATATCACTGGTGGAAAGATTTTTGGAAATTTTATCATCGCTTATTTAATCATCATATTTACCTTAGGGATTGGATTTGCATGGGCTGTAGTTCGTTTGACCAAACTATTCTTAGAGTCGATTAGTTTAGAGGCAGAGGTTGATTTTTCTACTATCTCAGCTCAGACGGATACAACTGCCAATGCGACTGCGGAGGGATTGGAAGCACTAGCTGAAGCTTTGGAAGGCTTCCTTTCATAA
- a CDS encoding glycosyltransferase family 4 protein, whose amino-acid sequence MAKILIITARFLQNASGGAEKLAYDYASILSESNDVTVCTSSAKDYVSWKNEFPKGDRIENSIRVLRFPVTQTRNMTKMNHILNQCLEKGESVSEKEQWEFLKEQGPYCPDLINYITKEQNSYDLAILIGYLYYPVVASIPNLKIPFVIVPTFHDEPPFRLPMYKKVYSNNFIYSFNAPEEMSVYESYTKQKVSSYFLIGTYLVDHFVPEKFTISKSNQLITIGRIEPAKGYPELFQYFENWQLYSHRKDISLKCLGSVSSLEIPKNPLINFTGFVSEEEKISEIQKSFLLLNPSAFESFSISIMEAWIQKKPVLVNANSSVMRGHCLRSQGGLYYSDSLSFQRTLDFLLENREIATRLGRNGREYVLKNFSKDAIRKKLNQMVNILLG is encoded by the coding sequence TTGGCAAAAATATTAATCATCACAGCACGATTTTTACAAAATGCATCTGGCGGTGCAGAGAAATTAGCTTACGATTATGCGTCAATTTTATCTGAATCAAATGACGTTACTGTTTGTACATCTTCTGCAAAGGATTATGTAAGTTGGAAAAATGAATTTCCGAAAGGTGATAGAATAGAAAATTCAATTCGCGTTTTAAGATTTCCTGTGACTCAAACAAGAAACATGACTAAAATGAATCACATCTTAAACCAATGTTTGGAAAAAGGTGAATCAGTTTCAGAAAAAGAACAATGGGAATTTCTAAAAGAACAGGGACCTTATTGCCCTGACTTAATTAATTACATAACAAAAGAACAAAATTCTTATGATTTAGCGATTTTAATTGGATACCTTTATTATCCTGTTGTGGCAAGCATTCCAAATTTGAAAATACCTTTTGTCATAGTTCCAACCTTTCATGATGAACCTCCATTTCGACTTCCCATGTATAAAAAAGTATATTCAAATAATTTTATATATAGTTTTAACGCTCCTGAAGAAATGTCCGTTTACGAAAGTTATACAAAACAAAAAGTTAGTTCTTATTTTTTAATTGGAACTTATCTTGTTGATCATTTTGTTCCGGAGAAATTCACAATTTCAAAATCGAATCAATTGATTACCATAGGCCGAATTGAACCGGCAAAAGGATATCCTGAACTTTTTCAATATTTTGAAAATTGGCAATTATATTCTCATCGGAAAGACATCAGTTTAAAATGTTTGGGCTCCGTTTCATCATTGGAAATTCCAAAAAATCCATTAATTAATTTTACTGGTTTTGTAAGTGAAGAGGAAAAAATTTCTGAAATTCAAAAATCATTTCTTTTGTTAAACCCATCTGCTTTTGAAAGTTTTTCAATTTCTATTATGGAAGCTTGGATTCAGAAAAAACCAGTTTTGGTCAACGCCAATTCATCCGTAATGCGAGGCCATTGTTTAAGAAGCCAAGGAGGATTGTATTATTCAGATTCTCTTTCTTTCCAAAGGACTTTGGATTTTCTATTGGAAAACCGAGAAATTGCCACCCGACTGGGTCGGAATGGCAGAGAGTATGTTCTGAAAAATTTTAGTAAAGATGCGATCCGTAAAAAACTAAATCAAATGGTTAATATACTACTCGGTTGA
- a CDS encoding patatin-like phospholipase family protein, giving the protein MLSLGRGLEFVNLMGVREQVLQTLVKIFPSYDASLAIAGGGCKAFYALGVGKTLREWGVRFTEVSGVSAGAAMALCILSQTEEQSVEYFEEITKRNSRNFHFSNLLRGESTFPHEDMYRRTIRFGMKFDKVLESGSKVWIHSVKAHPKEDSLKNKFRLARLISETGRAFILDDRDRSEGIPANRTAEMIKKWNMVDVDFTEKDFVNPETIEQFIMNSSSIPPIVDFQSVDDEYYLDGGLTNNMVIETFSPNAKIIGIHYEPNTIVGKDPELLAKSYLITPSKPLPITSFDYTNPKGVRETFELGKADALAQKSAIIDYLR; this is encoded by the coding sequence ATGCTTTCGTTGGGAAGGGGATTAGAATTTGTCAATCTTATGGGCGTTAGAGAACAAGTATTACAGACATTAGTAAAAATTTTTCCATCTTATGATGCGTCCCTTGCGATTGCTGGTGGCGGTTGTAAGGCGTTTTATGCTTTGGGTGTTGGAAAAACCCTTCGAGAGTGGGGAGTCCGATTTACAGAAGTATCCGGTGTGTCTGCAGGTGCTGCTATGGCCTTGTGTATTCTTTCCCAGACAGAAGAACAGTCTGTAGAATACTTTGAAGAAATCACAAAACGAAATTCAAGGAATTTCCATTTTTCAAACCTTTTGAGAGGAGAGTCTACCTTCCCTCATGAGGACATGTACCGCAGAACCATTCGGTTTGGGATGAAGTTTGATAAGGTTTTAGAATCAGGCTCAAAAGTATGGATTCATTCGGTGAAGGCTCACCCAAAGGAAGATTCTTTAAAGAATAAATTCCGTTTGGCACGTTTGATTTCAGAAACGGGAAGAGCTTTTATCTTAGATGATCGGGACCGATCGGAAGGAATTCCTGCGAATCGCACTGCGGAGATGATTAAAAAATGGAATATGGTCGATGTCGACTTTACTGAAAAAGACTTTGTAAACCCAGAAACCATAGAACAGTTTATTATGAATTCTTCTTCTATTCCTCCTATTGTTGACTTTCAATCGGTGGATGATGAGTATTATTTGGATGGGGGGCTAACGAATAATATGGTCATTGAAACTTTTTCGCCTAACGCAAAGATTATTGGTATCCACTATGAACCAAATACGATTGTCGGAAAAGATCCAGAACTATTGGCTAAATCTTATTTAATTACTCCCTCTAAACCTTTGCCAATCACTTCCTTTGATTACACCAACCCAAAAGGTGTCAGAGAAACATTCGAATTAGGAAAGGCGGATGCTTTGGCTCAAAAAAGTGCAATCATCGATTATCTGAGATAA
- a CDS encoding NAD-dependent epimerase/dehydratase family protein, with the protein MKKKQTLVTGASGFVGSYLIPALESLGEYQIHCFQGDIRDREVVAKNLEVVQPDILIHLAAQAFVPIAIENPWETEEINVGGTLNLIEFLHRMQRPCKMLYVSSADVYGKQNLSLLPLKESLLPNPVNPYAGSKLAAESYCRQYAAYSPFVSIVIARPFNHIGIGQRKEFVIPNFCSQIIEAKHLGKPTIAVGDLAPTRDFSHVEDIINGYLTLIEKGESGEIYNICSGEERSIQYMVEELVKISGHDIKFEVDAGRVRASETSKVYGDNSKLKALGWKNKHSLSETLRQIYNHLESEFLKSKQTD; encoded by the coding sequence ATGAAAAAAAAACAAACTTTAGTCACCGGAGCCAGTGGATTTGTCGGAAGTTATCTCATTCCCGCTCTAGAATCGCTTGGTGAATACCAAATCCATTGTTTTCAAGGTGACATTCGTGACCGAGAGGTAGTGGCAAAAAATTTGGAAGTGGTCCAACCAGACATCCTCATCCATTTGGCAGCCCAAGCTTTTGTTCCGATAGCCATTGAAAATCCTTGGGAAACCGAAGAAATCAATGTGGGCGGAACTCTAAATTTAATCGAATTTTTACATCGAATGCAAAGGCCTTGCAAAATGTTGTACGTTTCTTCAGCAGATGTTTATGGGAAACAAAACTTATCTCTTCTCCCATTAAAGGAATCACTTTTGCCCAATCCTGTGAATCCTTATGCGGGAAGTAAATTGGCTGCTGAATCCTATTGTCGCCAATACGCGGCATATAGCCCTTTTGTTTCCATTGTCATTGCTCGCCCTTTCAATCATATTGGAATTGGCCAACGTAAGGAGTTTGTGATTCCTAATTTTTGTTCTCAAATCATTGAAGCCAAACATTTAGGAAAACCAACAATTGCTGTTGGTGATTTAGCTCCAACTCGAGATTTTTCCCATGTGGAAGATATTATCAATGGCTATTTGACATTAATTGAAAAAGGGGAATCCGGCGAAATTTACAATATTTGTTCTGGAGAAGAACGAAGTATTCAATATATGGTAGAAGAGTTAGTAAAAATTTCAGGACATGATATCAAATTTGAAGTAGATGCTGGACGCGTAAGAGCCTCTGAAACATCCAAGGTGTATGGAGATAATTCTAAATTAAAAGCGCTTGGTTGGAAAAACAAACATAGCTTAAGCGAAACTCTTCGTCAAATTTACAATCACTTAGAATCGGAATTTTTGAAATCTAAACAAACGGATTGA
- a CDS encoding M48 family metallopeptidase translates to MFQNQTFTSRYFNGVSAVPEEGTVLIHGQTIDFSSADTAHKLNLSQFTEISLTHKGCKLVLLPDEARESPVLEILCTKGDAKKLESLWIQSKKNQSHAHAFFYSIREMNPLVLGILSIAIVTLIGFFYFKGLDLVINFIPVSMDKSLGESVQARMDAQFQECNTKATDKFFAEALKKIVPKNSSHEFKVSVIGSTIPNAFALSNGRIYFFSGLLNDAKSQEEVIGVLAHEVAHVEKRHHMRNLVKAGGTSLAISLVVGPGLGNMEFLETFTELGSTILVLKFSRDFETEADITSIEYLKNQNLSPSGLLTFFHRMLELEKEMTKSEKNPKDANAKEDQVVTKSLTDFLSTHPATEERMKTLEKLIQSGKKGTIKKIVSDKTWKEVQSVCLDFKNSDSK, encoded by the coding sequence TTGTTTCAAAACCAAACATTTACGTCCCGGTATTTTAACGGAGTATCAGCAGTCCCTGAAGAAGGGACTGTTCTGATTCACGGCCAAACCATCGATTTTTCATCTGCAGACACAGCACATAAGCTAAACCTTTCTCAATTCACTGAAATTTCACTGACGCATAAAGGTTGTAAGTTGGTATTACTCCCCGATGAAGCCAGAGAAAGTCCTGTTTTGGAAATTCTTTGTACTAAAGGGGACGCAAAAAAATTAGAATCACTTTGGATTCAATCAAAGAAAAACCAAAGTCACGCTCATGCTTTTTTTTATTCCATCAGAGAAATGAACCCTCTTGTCCTTGGAATTCTATCCATTGCGATTGTAACTTTGATCGGTTTTTTCTATTTTAAAGGTTTGGATTTGGTGATCAACTTTATCCCGGTTTCAATGGACAAGTCTCTGGGAGAATCGGTCCAAGCGAGGATGGATGCTCAATTTCAAGAATGTAATACGAAAGCAACAGACAAGTTCTTTGCTGAAGCTTTAAAAAAAATCGTTCCCAAAAATAGTTCCCACGAGTTCAAAGTTTCGGTGATTGGATCAACCATTCCCAATGCCTTTGCTCTTTCCAATGGAAGAATTTATTTTTTTTCTGGTTTGTTAAACGATGCTAAATCGCAAGAAGAAGTCATAGGAGTTTTGGCACATGAAGTGGCTCATGTGGAAAAAAGACACCATATGAGAAATCTTGTGAAAGCTGGCGGAACGTCTCTAGCTATTTCATTAGTCGTTGGACCAGGTTTAGGTAATATGGAATTTCTTGAGACTTTTACAGAACTTGGCTCAACGATCCTTGTTCTAAAATTTTCAAGAGATTTTGAAACAGAAGCGGATATTACTTCCATTGAATATCTCAAAAATCAAAATCTTTCCCCTTCTGGCCTCCTCACTTTCTTTCATCGGATGTTAGAACTAGAAAAAGAGATGACTAAATCAGAAAAAAATCCTAAAGATGCAAACGCAAAAGAAGATCAGGTCGTTACAAAATCTCTTACAGATTTTCTAAGTACACATCCTGCGACAGAAGAAAGAATGAAAACATTGGAAAAATTGATTCAATCCGGTAAAAAAGGTACAATCAAAAAAATTGTTTCAGATAAAACTTGGAAAGAAGTTCAATCCGTTTGTTTAGATTTCAAAAATTCCGATTCTAAGTGA
- a CDS encoding DUF4870 domain-containing protein: MSELELEQNQEERKWARRAHLSTILTYPMALLPFPFFISSLGAMVYPFVLWLSRNKSSYSAKQSLEAIYLQALLSLGFFGFGAKFSDDRVLLVFSYVLMAFLHVVFLGIAIYRTTIGKAHHYPFSFFPLLFSSNQTKENWNELKKKFEDKVEFSEYKSQMEKLDEFRSKTEKESKSLTDLTLQGLCTEYLHSLSDLRVKLAEDPLSYRKAKQFLNYFPETVSKILNQYNQLNSEVNSAESEKRKTELNSLLSEVIKTTEQVRNKLKADETLNLDVEITAMKKNIEFGGY; this comes from the coding sequence ATGTCAGAACTAGAGTTGGAACAAAATCAAGAAGAAAGGAAATGGGCAAGGCGTGCCCATCTTTCTACAATTTTAACTTATCCTATGGCATTATTGCCTTTTCCTTTTTTTATCTCTTCACTTGGTGCAATGGTTTATCCTTTTGTACTTTGGCTTTCTAGAAATAAGTCCTCATACTCCGCCAAACAATCGCTAGAGGCAATTTATTTACAGGCATTGTTATCTCTTGGATTTTTTGGATTTGGAGCTAAGTTTAGTGATGATCGAGTTTTGCTGGTGTTTTCTTATGTATTAATGGCATTCCTACATGTTGTTTTTTTGGGAATCGCCATTTATCGTACGACCATCGGAAAAGCGCATCATTATCCATTTAGTTTTTTCCCACTTCTTTTTTCTTCCAATCAAACAAAAGAGAATTGGAATGAACTTAAGAAAAAATTCGAAGACAAAGTAGAGTTTAGCGAATACAAATCGCAAATGGAAAAGTTGGATGAATTCCGAAGTAAAACCGAAAAAGAATCCAAATCTCTTACTGATCTAACCTTACAAGGTTTGTGTACAGAATATTTACATTCGCTTTCAGACCTACGTGTAAAACTTGCAGAAGATCCACTTTCGTATCGAAAAGCAAAACAATTTTTAAATTACTTCCCTGAGACTGTTTCTAAAATTTTAAACCAATACAATCAGTTGAATTCAGAAGTTAATTCAGCAGAATCTGAAAAAAGAAAAACAGAATTAAACTCGTTGCTGAGCGAAGTCATTAAAACGACAGAACAGGTTAGAAATAAATTGAAAGCAGATGAAACCCTAAATTTAGATGTTGAGATCACCGCAATGAAGAAAAACATCGAATTTGGTGGGTATTGA
- a CDS encoding LIC_10202 family protein, whose translation MEDKKKFNPSPFVEVRDPQLNVSELVQKIESKIPLDPGQIPNWQELTKISYKPESPQGFRKFDPAGTAHLFEKGISSPKFSNPKFWFIKGPIKYIVNRLISVYGLIDKKLSENRIRAFFSVLHELVRLSKRIEQIENRFDGFYRDHLLNNHSDELPNFGWAANSYFIDSGSNPTWKIALEDISKTKAITVLFPEWGDILKQLSILKVPFQCITSFENEFQFIQSKITATVQLEKKLFPLNQILKKPTDILVYLPLNRFPSFWIERIFAEISNSMINGNNLYFSVSTKPSDTNRPFRDLQVSEIDLECLPSYLETLGFNQVRDLSTTEDTKVYKYTKFEK comes from the coding sequence GTGGAAGACAAAAAGAAATTCAATCCATCCCCCTTTGTCGAAGTAAGAGACCCACAGTTGAATGTATCCGAATTGGTCCAGAAAATCGAATCTAAAATCCCTCTCGATCCAGGACAAATTCCTAATTGGCAAGAACTCACAAAGATCAGTTATAAACCAGAATCTCCACAAGGGTTTCGTAAATTTGATCCAGCTGGTACTGCACATCTATTCGAAAAAGGAATTTCAAGTCCCAAATTTTCAAATCCCAAATTTTGGTTCATCAAAGGACCAATTAAGTATATTGTTAATCGCCTAATTTCTGTTTATGGACTCATCGACAAAAAATTATCTGAGAATCGAATTCGTGCATTCTTTTCGGTTCTACATGAACTAGTTCGTTTGAGCAAACGAATTGAACAAATAGAAAACCGTTTTGATGGTTTTTACCGTGATCACCTATTAAACAATCATTCTGACGAGTTGCCTAACTTTGGTTGGGCGGCTAATTCATATTTTATAGATTCAGGTTCTAACCCAACATGGAAAATTGCTTTGGAAGATATTTCAAAGACAAAGGCAATAACCGTTTTATTTCCCGAATGGGGAGATATTTTAAAACAACTTTCGATTTTAAAAGTTCCTTTCCAATGTATAACTTCTTTTGAAAATGAATTTCAATTCATACAAAGTAAAATTACTGCAACCGTTCAGTTGGAAAAAAAACTTTTCCCACTAAACCAAATACTCAAAAAACCCACTGACATATTGGTTTACCTACCACTCAATCGTTTTCCATCATTCTGGATTGAAAGGATATTTGCTGAAATTTCAAATTCCATGATAAATGGTAACAATTTGTATTTTTCCGTTTCAACAAAACCAAGTGACACCAATCGCCCGTTCCGAGATCTTCAGGTTTCAGAAATTGACTTAGAGTGTTTGCCGAGTTATTTAGAGACTCTCGGTTTCAATCAAGTTCGAGATCTTTCTACGACGGAAGATACAAAAGTATACAAATACACAAAATTTGAAAAATGA